The nucleotide sequence ACCATTTATGTCACGTGGCGTATCATTTTTTAGCTTCTAAAGGGCCGAATATGGCCCAAAATAATATAAGTGGGCCTTAAAACGAGATTCGTTAAGTTGTATTTACACGTTCGAAGAAAGGAACAAAGAAGAGAGGGAAGATTCCTGaggggggtggggggggtgggggggggggggggggggggggggtttctCTTGGATTCCTAGGACTTTTTCAAAAGATTAAAGTTTCTTAGTTCTAAACACGAAGAGAACAGAAGGCCAACTATAATCACAATGCTACTGTTTAAGATCGGAGATTCAATGGGTAACAAAAACATTTCTGGAGATTCAgttatttaaaaagttttgtAGCCTTGTAGGTATAGTATTTTAATAAATGATAATATGCTTTGTAACTCGTTTCACATTCAAGATTAAGCCTATAGTTAATACAATCTTGATAGTCTTCACACATTTTAGTTCCACTTTGCATTTAGAATCCCTTAAACGATGCGTTCAATGCAGGGCCGGCCCGGAGGGCAAGCCACCCAAGCCGTGGATTAGGGCATCCAAAATAATAGggcatattttttaaaaaaatattcgtattattacatataaacaaataattttttttcaaatttttttgttaaaatattatttataagacatttttatataaaatttgttgaacttttcaacaatatttataaatttgttatatattaaatatattagtaaatttctattttagaagataattcaaactctaattaaaattaacaacaaaacatattttcttttggtttcaaTTTATTCTTTTGCAtcattttacataattttattttattctaatttttctGTTTGTCTTCTCTCTTAACTCTTAATATATAGTTTAGTTTTAATGTTTCAGTTTTTTCAACTAATCTTTTACGTAGTAAGAAGATATGTTTGTTAGTTCATAGTTTTATGTGATAAAAGCTTGATAGCTTTACTTTATTACGATAATATTTTTGGATTGTGTTTACTGATTTTTATGATAGACATATAATGAATAGTTGAAAAAATGACTGTAGAAATCTAGTGGATAATTTtgcataaaaaatgaaaaacaaaattcattttaccaataaatatttttatcacaGTTTTATTTCCTAAACAAACTATAGACTTCCATttctatttaataaaaattaaagtttttttatactgttttatgattttgataaaatatgtacaaagacataattttaaattttgattgggGCAGTGGAAAATATTAGTCCGGCACTGGTTCAATGATtaccaaaaccgaaaataaaCGTTGTTTTCTTTTGGTTGAGAAATAAGGATAAAAGGCTTTTGGCTTTGATCATTATTGGATTATGTtcattcacctgaaaacaaGTCTCTGCAGAGCTCTCCATAGAATCTGGAGACAAGTTCAATGAAGACAGGGCTCTTAAGATTATTCCAACAGAAGAGAAGCTCCTCTATGTCCATTAAGTCATCCATTTTCCCTTCTTCAGTCAGATGAGTAAGATAGTTTTCAAAGCTTCTGCAAGCATCTTCCACAGCATTGTCTTCGAATGTATCTCTTGAGTTCAGTGATTTCTTGGTCCATGACGCAGAAACAGGTGTCGTGATGGGTGAAGTGAACAGCTTCTTGGCTGCTGCTGGCGTAAGAGGCGAATGTGTAAACTTCGAAAAATCATCATCCTTCACCCTAACTGCAATTCCAATTGGAGAATAAACAAAAACAGATAAATTAAAAAAGCTTGTAAGACATTTTTGTTTCGAACATTGTAGAGAAGTTTTCTTACAAGGTTTGGTCTGGCTTATCTTCTGGTCTTTGTTTTTGCTGAGAAAAAAGAGACAAGACAGCAAAGAGGAAGGACGGATTGGCTTCTTGGGATGATGTTGATGTCTAGGTTTGACATTGCCATGACGAGCACGACGAAGAGGTCTAATGAAGATAGGTCTCTTAACTCTGAAGCGGAAGAGAGAGACGAATCTGTTGCATGATTCTGAAAGCTTTGATTTGAAATTAACCAAAGTTGCTTTTGCTCTCATTGTGTTGAAGCTTTTCGTTGTTGTTTTGGTGTGGTGATCCTCTTTGGactttctgttttgttttggtgtGTATAAGGTTAGTGAGAGGAAGGCTTGTGTTGCATGGGGTTCACGTCTTTGGGTGTCAAAGTCATGATGGTGGAGTCCCATGAAGTTTAAAACGGTGgagaataaatgttttttatattgCAAGTGTTTGGTGGCTCTTGCTTATGACTAAAATCCAAGATGATGAAATTGGTTTTGGGCCTTTTGGCTTTGTATAATTGATAAGGTCCTTGGTTGATTGGTGGGTCAATGCAACCGGATATATTGAACATAAACCGGTCTCATCATATCTAGTGATAATGAATTTGATGTAAAGATTACTTGCCTTTtagatgtttcttttttttaggtCTGTTCACTTCTTATGTAAGCTTATTTCCAAATTTTTAACTTGAAAGTCATTGCTTCTGAtgtaaataatctttttttttttgttgatctaTACATGTGATATTTTGACAAAGAAAGCAAAGAGAATTGCTATTAAAGATAGATATAAAACTCCTAAATCTTTCTTAGTAGCATACATGATACATCTTAATTCTATAAGTATAAAAAATAAGGACTTCAAATAAAATGCAAAACGGTTATGTAAGTTTGCCAGATTTATCAATGAGTCTATAAAACTGATATTTTAGGTGCcaaaagatatttatatatttagaggACATCAATTTCAGTAAACTAAAGATGATGTAGTGGTAAATACTATTACATCTGATTTAGAGATCCAGAGTTTGAACTTGAAAATAGcttaattttttcttcttttggaaCAATTCATAGATCTTGGTTTGTTAACAACAATCACCACCATGATATCAAGGCTGATTTAGTTCCCGTTTCATATCAATAGCTCTCACTGGTCACATGTGCATGTTAAAAGTAAGGACTAAGGATTATGGATACTGTTTTGATTTGGATAATCATCTTTCTTTGTTGAAGAAATACTTAACAAAAAATTGTTGATTTGGAAAGGGAATGTAAGGAGAAAACGGgtgtaagagcatgattatcccatGATCCTTAAGTAGGTTtcttaatgattatttaatattttaaatgtactTAAGTGGAATTAAGAACTCTAGTTAAGAAACTCTTATTTTGAGCGGTCCAATGGGAGTTTCTTAATTacaggttcttaaaaaaaaaattatttttaataaaaaaattatttattaaataaaacatataaaaagataacatttaaaacattgattttaaaaatacataataacaaagattagtataatAATCGAaaataattcgaaaaaaaaaatctgagcttgaatggaaaaattctcaaaggtaaatgaatggaaaaattctcaaaggtttgatcaaaatgttaatcaaaattttcattaagtGATCACTCAAAAttgttttgagaaaaaaaaaccatgagataatttttttttataaaacttgttTACAAGTCGAAGGAAACTTGTTTATGAAActtgttttcaaaaaagaacTTGAGAAGGAACTTGAGAGAAGATGTGTGATGAATGAAGAAGAGTGTTGTGTTGTGAATAAAAGTTTGGTATACAAAGTTTATATAGACAAGACTACAAGAGTTCACATGACTACAAGAGTTCACAAGTTTATATAGACACAAAGCTTTACAAGTCCTGACTGATGACTACAAGAGTTTGCAAGAATACAAGATTACAAGAGTTGGTACGTAAGCATTGCACAAGTGATTACTACACAAGTCCGTGACTGATGACTGATGACTTTACACTCTTCTTGACCTGAAAAAAATGAGAACATGACaccctcttctctctctcaaagtGACAAGCCATGTGACCACAAAGAGCTTTAGAAGAAGTGAAACCTTTACCACATTCTCTGCGAACTTCCTCTCTTTGAACTGCTCCATCTTCTACCTTAAAGACAAAAGATCAAACCACTATATAAGCAcagatcagaagaagaagaatgggaaACTAGTGAGAACCCACTTATTTAAATTACCTCAAATCTTGGAAGAACACAATGAACTAGAGAATCATCAAGCTCAAAGCTTGATACTTTCTGACAGAGATCAGTTTTTGGGGAATGTAACAGTCCTCTCTTGTTAACAGGCAACAGAACTAGACCACATTCAAGGACGTATCAGTGTGTCAAAGATAATGAATCAGATTTCCAACTAAACAATCATAACCCACGATGACAAATACAAATTGCACAATTGAAATTACCTCTCCTATTATTGCAGGTCCTGGTAGCTTAATCCGATAAATGACCTGCAggaacaaaaatataaactcaaTTCTCCAAAACTAAGAGCAATACAAGAGCTTGTGGTGGGTTTCGGTCCTTCTCTAACGGGTTTGAGAAGAGATGATGGAGGAGACGCGAACAGGACCGAGACACTCGTCTGACGGAGGAGACAAGAGAAGACGGAGAAGTCGCCGTTAGGACCGACGGAGGAGACGCAAATCGTGGATTTCGATCCTTCTTCGGACGATCGCGACGAGAGAAGACGCGGTGAGGAACGAGAGAGTCTTCGTCTGTGGTGTTTTCTTCGATTCACTCGTGACGGAGAGGACGAGAGAACACGACGGTGAGGATCGAGACGGACCTATGTAGTCGCATCTGTCGTCTCTTTGGATCGTTCTCCTCTgacggagaaaacaaaaatatacgaAACTGTGAGAAaacgaaagaaagaaagaaaagaaaaaggaaaaaaaaatagaaaaaatgtgGGCCGGACACGTGGTCTAAAAACCACCATAATAATCGGTCACAAAAACTACCTATTAAGGATCGACTTTCCccctttaattttgttttcatttaaataaatcacCAAATTAGCTTAAGGATCCCATTAAGGATCACCGTTAAAGATGGTCTAAAAGTGTTTGGTGTTAGTGGACACTTTGGACCAATATTTTCTTAGTTTTCATCATTATGATTCAAAAGCTGTCCCATTtacttatttacaaattttaaataaaatgcaaATTATTGATTAACACTGGTATCATCATTTTGCATATCTGTATCagcttaatatatttatacaaagtttaataaataaatactaaattaagaaaagaaacaaatatcatCTTTTAGGATCTGGAAGATATTGTTGCCGATGAAGAATATCTCCAAAGAGAAGGAGACCATATAATGGTGAACCCAAAAACCAAATGATTAAAAATTCCCGATTTTGCTAGCTTTCTACCCCTTTGTTGCCGATGAAGAATATCTTCAGAGAGAAGGAAACCATTTATACATTGTtaatcaataaatatataaaattatcataaaGTTATCAGACTTCATTTGAACTACATCAAAAtccattaattgtttttttttatttgagcaaaaaaaaaaaacaaccgcTTGATGAACGTTTCTCattctattatataataaaagtttcatttttttaataaaaacataagttTCCATTTTTCAGTAAAAATTATAGTCATCCAATTTAAAAAATCCTCCCAGAATCAAATTTTCGCATTAgtttattgaaaattttaaataatccTAAATGAACTAAAGCGTGTGTAAATGTGAcgactaaaaaaaaaagtaatgtcTCAAGTAGTTCATGCTGATGGTGATAATGATGATACAAACAAAAGTCATTCTTTAAGCTTTTTCTGAAATGGGGTCCTAATTTTCCAGTCTTATCTACCTATTATCTGTCACATAGAGCTGCTTCTTCTGCTTCTCTTCATAGTTTCTCTATATAAGAGTACATCAGAAAATCTGGTGAATAGTGAGAAATAAGATGGGAAAATACAAGTTCAAAATTTCAGATATGATCTCAAATCCATGGTTTCACAAGCTCAAAGACATGACTAAGCAGTCTAAACCCAAAAGCAAACCTATTTCTTCTCCATCTTCCTCACACACTCATAACAAGAAGAGCCCCTCTTATGCTCCTCCTCAGCAGTCTTCAACCTCTCATTTTTCCATCAGCTTAGTAGCTAAAAGTCCCCACCATAACTCACCAAGAAACTCTCTTCACAGAAAAAGGATGAGTGAAAGAAAGACACTTTACAAGCCATCTCTTAAACCAATCACTCCTTTAGGTTTTAACAATAGCAAGATCAACGGTCAAGATTCATCTCACTGTGCGTTTCCAGCTCTTGAAAAGTCCCCAGAGTCTTTTGAGTATAGTTTCTACAAAGAGGAGGATGATGGATTCGTTGATCCTTCCAACTTCAAGGTGGACACAAAGAACAAagctttcaccaagtacaagacCAAAGAGTCTAGCTCCATGGAGAAAGCTTGTCCTGCAAGTAACCTAACCAAGACACCACTAAAAAGCCATCTTTCTGTGAAGATTAATAAAgggaaacaagaagaagatgatgaagcatGCAGAGCAGAGAAGAAATACAAAAAGCAAGTTTCTAGTGGAAGAAACTCTTCTGCAGGGATAAACCTAAGAAGAGTAAACTCACCCAGGATTCAACTCTCAGGCACGCGTAGAAGCACGTCGAGATCAGAGAGCAGACAACTTGTTCTTGAAAGTTATGCGGTGATGAAGCGTTCCGTTGATCCAAAGAAAGATTTCAGAGAATCAATGGTGGAGATGATAGAAGAGAACAACATCAGAGCTTCAAAAGACTTGGAGGATCTTCTTGCTTGTTATCTTTCCTTGAATGCAAAGGAGTATCATGATCTTATCATTCAGGTTTTCGAGCAAATATGGCGTCAACTTACAAAACACATGTGAAAAAACCCACTTAATGTAATGTTAACATTAGTATTAGTACCATTCTGTCTTGTGAACcagttttatgtttttgttttctttatttgtttttaattaaagtaGATATCATATTGTCGTTTCAATTCGAAAATGATCCCTAAGTGAGTGGAAGCACTGAtaagacttaaaaaaaattgattactaAGCATATTCTTGTTTTTGCTGTGATTACTTGACATATAAACAAGGTTAAACTAGTCAAGAAAATTACTTCAAGATTTGTTATAGTGTTATTACTTAGAATATGGAGATGGATTGCGCCATGAACctttgaatattttgaaattacaaAGTTGAAAATGGCGGTGAAACAGCTTCAACAAAAGCCAGTGCAGAAGCAGGAATAATTTGAAACTTAACAAGTACGGAATAAACATATGAAGTGCTGGAGATTGAGAGGACCACTGACAGATAAACTGAGAttgaacaaaagaagaaagaaacagagatgTGATTTAAATCTTTTAAGGTTCATTCTCTGTCAAGAAGAAGGAATAAGAAAAAGAGGACCACTGTACAGATTCCATCTCCTACCTCTGCTTTGCTTATGAAAGTTCAGCAAAAGACATGTGAACACGTTAGGGTTTCTGAGTGAATTTTCTTGATTGGTGAGCATCAAGTATtcaaatgtatttatttttttggacaaaGGGCTTTCAAGCATTCAAATGTTATCATCTTCacattttcacatttttgtATATGAAATCGACCAGTGTTAAGAATCTCGTATATGATGTAAGATTGAGAactgaaataatatataagatattatatgtaataatttatttatttccaaTTGGTTCTAATTAAATTACAATCttttacaaagaaaaatatgGAACTCGTCGCAATGTTCCTCTTCTTACTTTGTCATTGTGTGAGTTTAAATTTCATAGACTATCAATTCTTTATTAAGGAGACAAAAATATCTTTCTCAAAGCatgtttttttaagaatttgtgtgtttataaaaaaagacAAAGGTTATTTTAAGTtactttattaaataatttataatctttacaaataattcaaaaacttttattagtttttatgcAGAGTTAGGATTttgattttctatgtttttgtgATGGCAGCGTGGTTGACATGTTGACTTGCATGTTGTTAGTCACGTTAGTGAGTCTTTGGCTCTGGCGTGACCCCGTCTCTTCAGTTCTGGTGGTATGGTGCTTGACGTTTGTATACTCTAATCCAGAATAATAATTGTGTCTTTAGTCAAAGGGTGAAGAGGCCAAATCTGATTTTTGGTACTCGTTTCGCTGGGAAAAAAATGGCTCCAAGCTGGTCCGGTTTTTTTACGTTGCAATCCCATTTTTATATGTTGGGCAATATTTTTCTCTTGTCATTGGTGTCGATTGCCCGGAAGATTATTCTTTGTaacttatattaattttttatcaaaaaaaatatctaattctaaattatttattaatattagttttatagaataacaaataattattttatgattttattaaaatattaaaaacataaaacactaCCAAACACATAAAACAAAGATTTATTTTATCAACTACCTAACTATTATTCAGTCTGAAATGTATTATAGCTAACTGATTTCTTATAGAAACTATAACAGTTAACAGATTTTTAATACAAACGACAGCACATCAGCACTAACGACGACATCGTGTGGCTCACAAAGCCCCGCAGCCGAAGTTGACTCAACAACTTCTCTTTTCTAACAGTTTGACTTTTCCActtgaatattaaaattaaaatataaatagtttttttcagATATTAGTTTCCATTTCATCTTCCTCTCTTTCTGAGAAGCAACAAAGAAACTTCTCTGATCACAACCACCTCAAGATCTCCCCTTCAGGGATTCCCAGATCTTCCTCCTCGCTCTCCCCTCCGGCGCAAaccatctcctcctcctcctcctcctcgtgCTAACACCTTCTCTCAATCTTGGCATCTCTTCGACGCCTCGATTTACCCTCACCTCTACAAGCTCTTCTTCAAACTCGTACTCATGGCGATTCGAATCACCTTCACCTACTCCTCCTATGTCGCTCGCaacctctcctcctcctccgccggaGCCATCCGTCTCGGCTCCGGCGGGTTCCCCCGCCCCAGATTCTTCGACAAGACCCGACCCGGGTCGATGTGCACCAGCATCGCCAGGGAAGGGAGGCAGAGCCCGCTCGTGATGGGCCTTATCTCGGTTCTCAAGTCAACGTCCTCGGGTCCTGAGTCAACGCTCCTCTTgaagtcttcttcctctttgatTCCGTTTAAATGGATGAACCGGGTGGAGATTGATGACGTGGACAGGGGAGGAACGGCGtttgatgaggatgatgatgggAAGGAGGAGTCTAGTGGTGGAAGAAGCGGATGGGTTAATAGGCTTTTGAGTATGTGCTCGGAGGATGCTAAGGCTGCTTTCACGGCGGTTACGGTGTCTCTCCTTTTCAGGTCTGCTCTTGCTGAGCCCAAGTCTATACCTTCCGCGTCTATGTACCCTACACTCGACGTCGGTGACCGTGTTATGGCCGAGAAGGTACCGATAGTTAGTTAGTGAATGAGTACACTagccctgttcgtttggttgccgcaggtttcGGCGTCGGCGGCAGCGTCTGCGGCAGCGTCTGCGGCAGCGTCTGCATTGGCGGCAGCGTCAATGAGGACAGTTacagttgttgttcgtttcgcaGACGCTGACGCTGGCGCAGATTATTGTTCGAAGACGCAGGAAGTTGAGGTCGATTCCGACGTTGCCGTAGGAAGCAGATTTTTGTAAATAATGAATTAGGTTAAGGGTAAAATAGTAAATTACGTTATTGGACGCTGCCGCCGGTACCTGGGGCAA is from Brassica napus cultivar Da-Ae chromosome A4, Da-Ae, whole genome shotgun sequence and encodes:
- the LOC106352039 gene encoding transcription repressor OFP2 gives rise to the protein MGKYKFKISDMISNPWFHKLKDMTKQSKPKSKPISSPSSSHTHNKKSPSYAPPQQSSTSHFSISLVAKSPHHNSPRNSLHRKRMSERKTLYKPSLKPITPLGFNNSKINGQDSSHCAFPALEKSPESFEYSFYKEEDDGFVDPSNFKVDTKNKAFTKYKTKESSSMEKACPASNLTKTPLKSHLSVKINKGKQEEDDEACRAEKKYKKQVSSGRNSSAGINLRRVNSPRIQLSGTRRSTSRSESRQLVLESYAVMKRSVDPKKDFRESMVEMIEENNIRASKDLEDLLACYLSLNAKEYHDLIIQVFEQIWRQLTKHM
- the LOC106352040 gene encoding transcription repressor OFP17-like, whose protein sequence is MGLHHHDFDTQRREPHATQAFLSLTLYTPKQNRKSKEDHHTKTTTKSFNTMRAKATLVNFKSKLSESCNRFVSLFRFRVKRPIFIRPLRRARHGNVKPRHQHHPKKPIRPSSLLSCLFFLSKNKDQKISQTKPFRVKDDDFSKFTHSPLTPAAAKKLFTSPITTPVSASWTKKSLNSRDTFEDNAVEDACRSFENYLTHLTEEGKMDDLMDIEELLFCWNNLKSPVFIELVSRFYGELCRDLFSGE
- the LOC106348401 gene encoding thylakoidal processing peptidase 1, chloroplastic; amino-acid sequence: MAIRITFTYSSYVARNLSSSSAGAIRLGSGGFPRPRFFDKTRPGSMCTSIAREGRQSPLVMGLISVLKSTSSGPESTLLLKSSSSLIPFKWMNRVEIDDVDRGGTAFDEDDDGKEESSGGRSGWVNRLLSMCSEDAKAAFTAVTVSLLFRSALAEPKSIPSASMYPTLDVGDRVMAEKVSYIFRKPEVSDIVIFKTPPILVEHGYNSNDVYIKRIVASEGDWVEVRGGKLLVNDNVQEEDFVLEPMSYEMKTMFVPKGYVFVLGDNRNKSFDSHNWGPLPIENIVGRSVFRYWPPSKVSDTIYHDQAVAKGSVAVS